The Zingiber officinale cultivar Zhangliang chromosome 10A, Zo_v1.1, whole genome shotgun sequence genome contains a region encoding:
- the LOC122026332 gene encoding NAC domain-containing protein 53-like: MRTATISSAPAPTRSAALLAPGFRFHPTDEELVSYYLRRRVCRRALRVDAIAEVDLYKCEPWELPGLSRLRSRDLEWYFFSPLDRKYSSRSRTNRATAQGYWKTTGKDRAVSRGARVVGMKKTLVYHSGRAPRGTRTNWVMHEYRLDDAELAQSEVPQDSYVVCRVFQKSGAGPQNGAQYGAPFVEEDWEEEEANGVVLMLDVGDDDAIDVHDQNYVEYNDLLQGKETLIQQDTAVLHTNGQASDNDQEDPTILLDEILKDQSFMEDVFACLDQTNSPGDPTDIDDSREQILLKDLSHNAPSQSDEYVELNDLENDANKNWNFNEGYASFAPNFVAGDDENSKLYKGIETEFLEFPDQCSDHHKLFQNVQVEDDLSFFAKECDIGEQDQDLIVDDAFFPSKALSSSFEFTDDIDKFFDAMDNDLPCHCTGVSEQSENLSSLSQANIKVEGGKSLANKGITELALTNVGADTLSTLPVSDYGFKNKNEDIPAAVPDMTASKESNNTIRSRLINMLGSISGPPALAAESHASIGKNVGQISGTYQPNEFYISPALIHLQDTSREKGNAGLLLSYSLPDNNASGKLSGFRPFRKIQDLAVSLLLQGSCYPLFLSALVLTVSYKVGMFIYDKN, from the exons ATGCGAACCGCTACCATCTCGTCTGCTCCCGCGCCGACACGTTCGGCTGCTCTCCTCGCTCCTGGCTTCCGGTTCCATCCGACCGACGAGGAGCTCGTCAGCTACTACCTCAGACGGAGGGTCTGCCGTCGGGCCCTACGCGTGGATGCCATCGCTGAAGTGGATCTTTACAAATGCGAGCCGTGGGAGCTCCCCGGCCTCTCCCGCCTCCGCAGCCGCGACCTCGAGTGGTACTTCTTCAGCCCGCTCGACCGCAAGTACTCCAGCCGGTCCCGAACCAATCGGGCCACCGCTCAGGGGTACTGGAAGACCACCGGGAAGGACCGCGCCGTCTCACGTGGCGCGCGCGTCGTCGGCATGAAGAAGACCCTCGTTTACCACTCCGGACGCGCCCCACGCGGCACCAGAACTAACTGGGTCATGCACGAGTACCGCCTCGATGATGCCGAGCTCGCGCAGTCAGAGGTTCCGCAG GATTCGTATGTTGTGTGTCGGGTCTTCCAAAAAAGCGGCGCTGGTCCACAGAATGGGGCTCAATATGGTGCGCCGTTCGTTGAGGAGGATTGGGAAGAGGAAGAGGCTAATGGAGTGGTTCTGATGTTGGATGTTGGGGATGATGATGCCATTGATGTTCATGATCAGAACTACGTGGAATACAATGATCTTCTTCAG GGAAAGGAAACGCTTATCCAACAAGATACTGCTGTTCTGCATACTAATGGGCAAGCAAGTGACAATGACCAAGAAGATCCTACAATTCTTCTGGATGAGATTCTCAAAGATCAAAGTTTCATGGAAGATGTGTTTGCCTGCCTCGATCAAACCAATTCGCCAGGTGATCCAACAGACATAGATGATTCCAGAGAACAAATTCTCTTGAAAGATTTATCTCATAATGCTCCAAGCCAAAGTGATGAATATGTTGAGCTTAATGACTTAGAGAACGATGCAAATAAAAACTGGAATTTCAATGAAGGCTATGCAAGTTTTGCTCCCAATTTTGTTGCTGGAGATGATGAGAATAGCAAGTTATATAAAGGGATCGAAACTGAGTTTCTTGAGTTCCCTGACCAATGCTCTGATCACCATAAACTGTTTCAAAATGTGCAAGTGGAAGATGACCTCAGCTTCTTTGCTAAGGAATGTGATATTGGCGAACAAGACCAAGACTTAATTGTCGATGATGCTTTCTTTCCATCCAAGGCTCTATCATCAAGTTTTGAATTTACTGATGACATAGATAAATTCTTTGATGCGATGGATAATGATTTACCATGTCATTGCACTGGAGTTTCAGAACAGTCTGAAAATCTCTCCAGTTTAAGCCAAGCTAATATTAAG GTTGAAGGTGGCAAAAGTCTCGCAAATAAGGGAATTACAGAGTTGGCACTCACAAATGTTGGAGCTGATACATTATCGACTTTACCTGTATCTGATTATGGATTCAAGAACAAAAATGAAGATATTCCAGCTGCTGTACCAG ATATGACAGCGAGCAAGGAGAGTAACAACACAATAAGAAGTCGACTAATCAACATGCTGGGATCAATAAGCGGCCCCCCAGCATTAGCAGCAGAGTCTCATGCTAGTATCGGAAAAAATGTTGGGCAGATTTCTGGAACCTACCAACCTAATGAGTTCTATATCTCACCTGCCTTGATCCATTTACAGGACACCTCGCGGGAGAAAGGAAATGCAGGTTTGCTCCTTTCTTACAGCCTTCCGGATAATAATGCAAGTGGTAAACTTTCAGGTTTCAGGCCATTCAGAAAAATACAAGACTTGGCTGTTTCATTGCTGCTTCAAGGTAGCTGCTATCCTTTGTTCCTGTCAGCATTGGTTCTCACCGTAAGCTATAAAGTGGGGATGTTTATTTATGACAAGAATTAG
- the LOC122026858 gene encoding RNA polymerase II C-terminal domain phosphatase-like 4 isoform X1: MSLAVESPLQSSSSGEDFAAFLDSELDLASSESSPNEENVKNDEEIDLQEQRSKRQKLEGFDTLEDLETETLVEPIEEHIGTSTAGKYVICPPHPGFFKGLCIRCGQIEEDGSGVAFGYIHKYLRLGNVEIERLRGADLKNLLHKKKLILILDLDHTLLNSTCFADITSDEEYLFRQIDGMKDDPDRSLFRLDTMHMLTKLRPFVHNFLKEASSFCEMYIYTMAERSYAMEIAKLLDPDKVYFESKVITQSDCTQRHQKGLDVILGAESLVVILDDTEAVWHRHKDNLIQMERYHFFASSCRQFGFNAKSLSQLMKDERESDGALATALKILKRTHQMFFDPDVASDVSTRDVRPLLKGIRQEILQGCRIVFSRVFPSKSPAQDHPIWKMAERLGATCYTEVDPSVTHIISTDTGTQKAHWAAQKKKFLVSPHWIEASNFLWQRQKEEDFPISNPRSRNS; this comes from the exons ATGAGCCTAGCGGTAGAATCTCCATTGCAATCTTCAAGTAGCGGAGAAGACTTTGCCGCTTTTCTTGATTCAGAATTGGATTTAGCTTCCTCCGAGAGTTCTCCTAATGAAGAGAATGTGAAGAATGACGAGGAAATTGATTTGCAAGAGCAAAG GAGTAAAAGACAAAAATTGGAGGGGTTTGACACTTTAGAAGATCTTGAAACTGAAACATTGGTCGAGCCAATTGAAGAACATATTG GAACATCTACGGCTGGAAAGTATGTAATCTGCCCTCCACATCCTGGATTCTTCAAAGGATTATGCATCAGATGTGGACAGATAGAAGAAGATGGATCAGGTGTTGCATTTGGTTATATCCATAAG TATTTAAGGCTAGGCAACGTGGAAATTGAGAGGCTTCGTGGCGCAGATCTAAAGAATTTGTTGCATAAGAAAAAATTGATATTGATCTTAGATTTGGACCATACTTTACTCAACTCTACATGCTTTGCTGATATCACTTCTGATGAAGAATATTTATTTAGACAGATCGATGGCATGAAAG ATGATCCTGACAGAAGCTTATTCAGATTGGATACTATGCATATGTTGACAAAGTTGAGGCCCTTTGTTCATAATTTTCTGAAAGAAGCAAGTTCTTTCTGTGAGATGTACATTTATACTATGGCAGAGCGTTCTTATGCTATGGAAATAGCCAAGCTTCTTGACCCTGATAAAGTGTACTTTGAATCAAAGGTTATCACTCAATCTGATTGCACCCAGAGACATCAAAAAGGCCTGGATGTGATACTTGGTGCTGAAAGTCTTGTGGTGATTCTTGATGACACAGAAGCT GTCTGGCATAGGCACAAAGACAATCTAATTCAGATGGAGAGATACCATTTCTTTGCTTCTAGTTGTCGTCAATTTGGTTTTAATGCTAAGTCATTGTCTCAACTGATGAAGGATGAAAGAGAATCTGATGGTGCGCTTGCTACTGCTCTCAAGATTCTTAAGCGGACTCACCAGATGTTTTTCGATCCA GACGTTGCTTCTGATGTGTCAACAAGAGATGTAAGGCCG ttgCTTAAAGGTATACGGCAAGAAATATTACAAGGGTGCAGAATAGTTTTTAGTCGAGTATTTCCATCAAAGTCGCCGGCCCAGGATCATCCAATCTGGAAGATGGCGGAAAGATTAGGAGCTACATGCTATACGGAAGTGGACCCATCGGTGACGCACATCATCTCGACAGATACAGGTACCCAAAAGGCACATTGGGCAGCACAAAAAAAGAAGTTCTTGGTTAGTCCACACTGGATCGAAGCATCAAACTTCCTGTGGCAACGTCAGAAGGAAGAGGATTTCCCGATTAGCAATCCACGAAGCCGCAACAGTTGA
- the LOC122026858 gene encoding RNA polymerase II C-terminal domain phosphatase-like 4 isoform X2 yields the protein MRTSTAGKYVICPPHPGFFKGLCIRCGQIEEDGSGVAFGYIHKYLRLGNVEIERLRGADLKNLLHKKKLILILDLDHTLLNSTCFADITSDEEYLFRQIDGMKDDPDRSLFRLDTMHMLTKLRPFVHNFLKEASSFCEMYIYTMAERSYAMEIAKLLDPDKVYFESKVITQSDCTQRHQKGLDVILGAESLVVILDDTEAVWHRHKDNLIQMERYHFFASSCRQFGFNAKSLSQLMKDERESDGALATALKILKRTHQMFFDPDVASDVSTRDVRPLLKGIRQEILQGCRIVFSRVFPSKSPAQDHPIWKMAERLGATCYTEVDPSVTHIISTDTGTQKAHWAAQKKKFLVSPHWIEASNFLWQRQKEEDFPISNPRSRNS from the exons ATGA GAACATCTACGGCTGGAAAGTATGTAATCTGCCCTCCACATCCTGGATTCTTCAAAGGATTATGCATCAGATGTGGACAGATAGAAGAAGATGGATCAGGTGTTGCATTTGGTTATATCCATAAG TATTTAAGGCTAGGCAACGTGGAAATTGAGAGGCTTCGTGGCGCAGATCTAAAGAATTTGTTGCATAAGAAAAAATTGATATTGATCTTAGATTTGGACCATACTTTACTCAACTCTACATGCTTTGCTGATATCACTTCTGATGAAGAATATTTATTTAGACAGATCGATGGCATGAAAG ATGATCCTGACAGAAGCTTATTCAGATTGGATACTATGCATATGTTGACAAAGTTGAGGCCCTTTGTTCATAATTTTCTGAAAGAAGCAAGTTCTTTCTGTGAGATGTACATTTATACTATGGCAGAGCGTTCTTATGCTATGGAAATAGCCAAGCTTCTTGACCCTGATAAAGTGTACTTTGAATCAAAGGTTATCACTCAATCTGATTGCACCCAGAGACATCAAAAAGGCCTGGATGTGATACTTGGTGCTGAAAGTCTTGTGGTGATTCTTGATGACACAGAAGCT GTCTGGCATAGGCACAAAGACAATCTAATTCAGATGGAGAGATACCATTTCTTTGCTTCTAGTTGTCGTCAATTTGGTTTTAATGCTAAGTCATTGTCTCAACTGATGAAGGATGAAAGAGAATCTGATGGTGCGCTTGCTACTGCTCTCAAGATTCTTAAGCGGACTCACCAGATGTTTTTCGATCCA GACGTTGCTTCTGATGTGTCAACAAGAGATGTAAGGCCG ttgCTTAAAGGTATACGGCAAGAAATATTACAAGGGTGCAGAATAGTTTTTAGTCGAGTATTTCCATCAAAGTCGCCGGCCCAGGATCATCCAATCTGGAAGATGGCGGAAAGATTAGGAGCTACATGCTATACGGAAGTGGACCCATCGGTGACGCACATCATCTCGACAGATACAGGTACCCAAAAGGCACATTGGGCAGCACAAAAAAAGAAGTTCTTGGTTAGTCCACACTGGATCGAAGCATCAAACTTCCTGTGGCAACGTCAGAAGGAAGAGGATTTCCCGATTAGCAATCCACGAAGCCGCAACAGTTGA